The Xanthomonas sp. CFBP 8443 genome has a window encoding:
- a CDS encoding phasin family protein, which translates to MSAQFNDQFSSYTQQFAAAAARANRLALESAESVFGVQLKTFEKNVAATTGFLGELTEARDIGSVQSLWPKGLQIARDNFERLATANQEVFGLGLKTSEAIGQLAKNQFEAATDQAAPKAKTK; encoded by the coding sequence ATGTCCGCTCAGTTCAATGATCAGTTCAGCAGCTACACCCAGCAGTTCGCCGCCGCCGCCGCGCGGGCCAACCGCCTGGCGCTGGAAAGCGCCGAGAGCGTGTTCGGCGTGCAGCTGAAGACCTTCGAGAAGAACGTCGCCGCGACCACCGGCTTCCTCGGCGAGCTCACCGAAGCGCGCGACATCGGCAGCGTGCAGTCGCTGTGGCCGAAGGGCCTGCAGATCGCCCGCGACAACTTCGAGCGGCTGGCCACGGCCAACCAGGAAGTGTTCGGCCTGGGCCTGAAGACCTCCGAAGCCATCGGCCAGCTGGCCAAGAACCAGTTCGAGGCGGCCACCGATCAGGCCGCGCCGAAGGCCAAGACCAAATAA
- the queD gene encoding 6-carboxytetrahydropterin synthase QueD — protein sequence MDIFKVFTLEAAHRLPNVPPGHKCARLHGHSFRVELHVSGEPGADTGWVMDFGDIKAAFGPIYDQLDHHYLNDIEGLENPTSERLAVWIWERLKPALPLLSEVVIHETCTSGCRYRGPA from the coding sequence ATGGATATCTTCAAAGTCTTCACCCTCGAAGCGGCGCACCGCCTGCCCAACGTCCCGCCCGGCCACAAGTGCGCGCGGCTGCACGGACATTCGTTCCGGGTCGAGCTGCACGTCAGCGGCGAGCCTGGCGCCGACACCGGCTGGGTCATGGACTTCGGCGACATCAAGGCGGCGTTCGGCCCGATCTACGACCAGCTCGACCACCACTACCTCAACGATATCGAGGGCCTGGAGAACCCGACCAGCGAACGCCTGGCGGTGTGGATCTGGGAGCGGCTCAAGCCGGCATTGCCGCTGTTGAGCGAGGTGGTGATCCACGAGACCTGCACGTCCGGCTGCCGGTATCGCGGTCCTGCTTGA
- a CDS encoding TfoX/Sxy family protein, translated as MSTEKLRNIGPKSAAWLRQVGLRTQEDLAAAGAVGAFLKVKRAGFKPSLNLLYSLEGALTGCHWQELPEARRTQLLAELDTAAAALPAQRGLPVAGPVATTHFDRDGDHSDTPYADYADDASGGHAYDAERDRGRDDDGHAGERDAD; from the coding sequence ATGAGCACCGAGAAGCTGCGCAACATCGGCCCCAAGAGCGCGGCCTGGCTGCGCCAGGTCGGCCTGCGCACGCAGGAGGACTTGGCGGCGGCCGGCGCAGTGGGCGCATTCCTGAAGGTCAAGCGCGCCGGCTTCAAGCCCAGCCTCAACCTGCTGTACTCGCTGGAGGGCGCGCTGACCGGCTGCCACTGGCAGGAACTGCCCGAGGCACGGCGCACGCAGTTGCTGGCCGAGCTGGACACGGCGGCGGCGGCGCTTCCGGCGCAACGCGGCCTGCCGGTGGCCGGACCGGTGGCGACCACCCATTTCGACCGCGACGGCGACCATAGCGATACGCCGTATGCGGACTACGCCGACGACGCGTCCGGCGGCCATGCCTACGACGCCGAGCGCGACCGCGGACGCGACGACGACGGCCACGCCGGCGAGCGCGACGCCGACTGA
- a CDS encoding GAF domain-containing protein encodes MFASSSLTGSKPEQYAQLLAQARSLVSGEPDRIANAANLAALVYHALPRLNWVGFYLYDGKELVVGPFQGLPACVRIPLHKGVCGAAASSGQTQRIDDVEAFPGHIACDAASRSELVVPLLRDGELIGVFDLDSPDLARFDADDQHGLEALAQVFVDALR; translated from the coding sequence ATGTTCGCTTCCTCTTCGCTCACCGGCAGCAAGCCGGAACAGTACGCCCAGTTGCTCGCCCAGGCCCGCTCCCTGGTCAGCGGCGAACCCGACCGCATCGCCAATGCCGCCAACCTGGCGGCGCTGGTGTACCACGCGCTGCCGCGGTTGAACTGGGTCGGCTTCTACCTGTACGACGGCAAGGAACTGGTGGTCGGGCCGTTCCAGGGCCTGCCCGCGTGCGTGCGCATCCCGCTGCACAAGGGCGTGTGCGGCGCCGCCGCCAGCAGCGGCCAGACCCAGCGCATCGACGACGTCGAGGCCTTCCCCGGGCATATCGCCTGCGATGCGGCGTCGCGCTCGGAGCTGGTGGTGCCGCTGCTGCGCGACGGCGAACTGATCGGCGTGTTCGACCTGGACAGCCCGGACCTGGCGCGCTTCGATGCCGACGACCAGCACGGCCTGGAGGCGCTCGCCCAGGTCTTCGTCGACGCGCTGCGATGA
- a CDS encoding GNAT family N-acetyltransferase, which produces MHISYRAAVPADAADCIDLRGRTRENAFSAEQLAALGITVDSWQAGIANGSFPGHVAEAGGRMVGYCFGDRDSGEIIVLALLPAWEDKGLGKALLARMVEDFRAWGFARLFLGCAADPAVRSHGFYRHVGWRPTGEIDDLGDEVLEYRLSA; this is translated from the coding sequence ATGCACATCTCTTATCGCGCCGCCGTGCCCGCCGACGCGGCAGACTGCATCGACCTGCGCGGCCGGACCCGTGAGAACGCGTTCTCGGCCGAACAGCTGGCCGCGCTGGGCATCACCGTGGACAGCTGGCAGGCCGGTATCGCCAACGGCAGTTTCCCCGGACATGTGGCCGAGGCGGGAGGCCGCATGGTCGGCTACTGCTTCGGCGATCGCGACAGCGGCGAAATCATCGTGCTGGCGCTGCTGCCCGCATGGGAGGACAAGGGCCTCGGCAAGGCATTGTTGGCGCGGATGGTCGAGGATTTCCGCGCATGGGGCTTCGCGCGGCTGTTCCTCGGCTGCGCGGCCGACCCGGCGGTGCGTTCGCACGGTTTCTATCGGCACGTGGGCTGGCGTCCCACCGGCGAGATCGATGACCTGGGCGATGAAGTGCTGGAGTACCGGCTGTCGGCTTGA
- a CDS encoding transferrin receptor-like dimerization domain-containing protein: MSHRRRSAGLVLILAASSALAQPVPLPGYDAAAAQAQRALEARFDAGLQDADYRGWLKQWSSRPNQVGAPHNLENARDLQARLRSYGWDAQIEQYEVLWPSPRSAALELLGAQPYVARLKEPPLPGDSTSTQTQDVLPPYVIYGGNGDVTADLVYVNYGIAEDYEALARNGVDVRGKIVIARYGKGWRGLKPRLAQEHGAIGAIIYSDPRDDGYFQDLPYPDGPARNQWSVQRGSVANFAIYPGDPLTPGVGATAGAKRLPIEQARSVLKIPTLPISWGDAQPLLAALRGPVAPEDWRGALPITYRIGGDGGARVHLKVDADWGGRKTLYNVIATLRGSEYPDQWVVRGNHRDGWVFGAADPLSGTAALLAEAKAIGELARQGQRPKRTLVYASWDGEEAGLLGSTEWAEQHADELQRKAVLYVNTDGNGRGFLNAGGSHALQRLVNGVAEELRDPDSGVSVLERQRARAQLDALAPGAKPAQKDLAKKAAAGADLPLKALGSGSDYSPFLQHLGLATLDLGYGGQGGGGGVYHSLYDSYDYFARFIDPEFRYLPLLSQTVGRTVLRVANAPVLPQRFGDFADAVAGYAKELKQQADSDREAAQTQAALLRSGAYRAADNPNRPLQPPAAKQAVPAIDFAALDQAIARLQSSSQRYDAALAARSGALDASTRRQLNTSLQQIDQRLLADEGLPGRPWYRNLIYAPGLATGYEVKTLPGIREALEDQRWDDLRRYVVRTAAVLDAYRAQIDRNTALIGG; this comes from the coding sequence ATGTCGCATCGTCGCCGCAGTGCCGGGCTGGTTCTGATTCTCGCTGCTTCCTCCGCACTCGCGCAGCCGGTGCCGCTGCCCGGCTACGATGCCGCCGCCGCGCAGGCGCAGCGCGCGCTGGAGGCGCGCTTTGACGCCGGGCTGCAAGACGCGGACTACCGCGGCTGGCTCAAGCAGTGGTCCTCGCGCCCCAACCAGGTCGGCGCGCCGCACAACCTGGAGAACGCGCGCGACCTGCAGGCGCGGCTGCGCAGCTACGGCTGGGACGCGCAAATCGAACAGTACGAGGTGCTGTGGCCGTCGCCCAGGAGCGCGGCGCTGGAACTGCTGGGCGCGCAGCCTTATGTGGCCCGGCTGAAGGAGCCGCCGCTGCCCGGCGACAGCACCTCGACGCAGACCCAGGACGTGTTGCCGCCATACGTGATCTACGGCGGCAACGGCGACGTCACCGCCGACCTGGTCTACGTCAACTACGGCATCGCCGAGGACTACGAGGCGCTGGCGCGCAACGGCGTGGACGTGCGCGGCAAGATCGTCATCGCCCGCTACGGCAAGGGCTGGCGCGGACTCAAACCGCGCCTGGCGCAGGAGCACGGCGCGATCGGCGCGATCATCTATTCCGACCCGCGCGACGACGGCTACTTCCAGGACCTGCCGTACCCCGACGGCCCGGCCCGCAACCAGTGGAGCGTGCAACGCGGTTCGGTCGCCAACTTCGCGATCTACCCGGGCGATCCGCTGACCCCGGGGGTGGGCGCCACCGCCGGCGCCAAGCGCCTGCCGATCGAGCAGGCGCGCAGCGTGCTCAAGATCCCGACCCTGCCGATCAGCTGGGGCGACGCGCAACCGCTGCTGGCCGCGCTGCGCGGCCCGGTGGCGCCGGAAGACTGGCGCGGCGCGTTGCCGATCACCTACCGCATCGGCGGCGACGGCGGCGCGCGCGTGCATCTGAAGGTCGACGCCGATTGGGGCGGGCGCAAGACCCTGTACAACGTCATCGCCACGCTGCGCGGCAGCGAATACCCGGACCAATGGGTGGTGCGCGGCAACCATCGCGACGGCTGGGTGTTCGGCGCCGCCGATCCGCTGTCCGGCACCGCCGCGTTGTTGGCCGAAGCCAAGGCGATCGGCGAGCTCGCGCGGCAGGGCCAGCGGCCCAAGCGCACCCTGGTCTACGCCAGTTGGGACGGCGAGGAGGCCGGCCTGCTCGGCTCGACCGAATGGGCCGAGCAGCATGCCGACGAACTGCAGCGCAAGGCGGTGCTGTACGTGAACACCGATGGCAACGGTCGCGGCTTCCTCAACGCCGGCGGCAGCCATGCGCTGCAACGGTTGGTCAATGGCGTGGCCGAGGAATTGCGCGATCCCGACAGCGGGGTCAGCGTACTCGAGCGGCAGCGTGCCCGCGCGCAGCTGGATGCGCTGGCGCCCGGCGCCAAGCCCGCGCAGAAGGACCTCGCCAAAAAGGCGGCGGCCGGCGCGGACCTGCCGCTCAAGGCGCTGGGCTCGGGCAGCGACTACAGCCCGTTCCTGCAGCATCTGGGCCTGGCGACGCTGGACCTGGGCTATGGCGGGCAGGGCGGGGGCGGCGGCGTCTACCACTCCCTCTACGACTCCTACGACTACTTCGCGCGCTTCATCGATCCCGAATTCCGCTATCTGCCGTTGTTGTCGCAAACGGTCGGCCGCACCGTGCTGCGGGTGGCCAACGCGCCGGTGCTGCCGCAGCGTTTCGGCGACTTCGCCGACGCGGTGGCCGGCTATGCGAAGGAGCTGAAACAGCAGGCCGACAGCGACCGCGAGGCCGCGCAGACCCAGGCCGCGCTGCTGCGCAGCGGTGCCTACCGCGCCGCCGACAACCCCAATCGCCCGCTGCAGCCGCCAGCGGCCAAGCAGGCGGTGCCGGCGATCGATTTTGCCGCGCTGGACCAGGCCATCGCCCGCCTGCAGTCCAGCAGCCAACGCTACGACGCGGCGCTGGCCGCGCGCAGCGGCGCGCTGGATGCCTCGACGCGGCGCCAGCTCAATACCTCCCTGCAGCAGATCGACCAACGCCTGTTGGCCGACGAAGGACTGCCGGGCCGTCCCTGGTACCGCAACCTGATCTATGCGCCGGGGCTGGCGACCGGCTACGAGGTCAAGACCCTGCCCGGCATTCGCGAGGCGCTGGAGGATCAGCGCTGGGACGATCTGCGCCGCTACGTCGTGCGCACCGCGGCGGTGCTGGATGCCTACCGCGCGCAGATCGACCGCAACACCGCGCTGATCGGCGGGTAG
- a CDS encoding TonB-dependent receptor: MKPHTPHLLALSLASVLLVPVAAAQSRTDDTGKTLATVSVTGSNIKRSDSEGPNPVQVIDRQQLEQSGKVTVADALRSISANTGNASNETTNNGWASGSAGIGLRGLSQKNTLVLLNGRRLANYGFPANGLGDTFVNLNALPLVAVERIEVLKDGASAVYGSDAVAGVVNIITRQDFQGAELGLSGGTADQGGLDTQRAKFVGGIGDLDRDGYNILFSVDAYNRDRLDQDQRELTRSGIYSDLPGGRWNGWSAKGARYLVGGRSVPMLDAQGNCPDGTVLTASAPIDGLAGDTCAFNQAPYTTLIPSTKRYQAYTNATFRLGDTLEAFGEALYSEVKGVSIFGSSPYFTLEGGRFALNASTGLAEPVSNLLPASSPYNPYGVAVPIEYTFFDLGQTVKTNRSQSYRFLGGVRGSTARWEWEAAAFAARSTEHETVSGGFANRWSLAQALADGSYDLLDPAATPQAVIDGINLSTLRPARSTLRGVDAKLSGNLFELPAGSVGFAAGAEWRQEELVSRNPWQIDAGLQIRPAIAEVDGKREVSALYAEVNVPLLQSLELQLAGRGDHYSDFGDAFSPKVSLRWQPIDALLVRAAASRGFRAPSLSENAASTNISYGSVVDPYDPDVPGSRQNPTFFTVGNTDLDPERTRSYNLGVVLSPWADTSLSVDWYKIELEHLIGTGNTTTVVQNNDPADVVRDARGKLVAVYNRYQNLSELSTSGIDVELRQRWRSDGFGTFGLSSAYTHVRDYRRPTVVGGPLEDYAGSNLGPSLPRNKATTTLDWALGDINAALTWYYTGGYDQKASAAASAVQSRVDHYDQFDLYLGYSGIDRLTLYAKIENLADEEPPYDASFPGIRAPYDFTQYDLRGRYFTVGFDYRF, encoded by the coding sequence GTGAAGCCGCACACGCCCCACCTGCTCGCATTGAGCCTTGCGAGCGTCCTGCTCGTCCCCGTCGCCGCTGCCCAATCGCGCACCGATGACACCGGAAAGACCCTGGCCACGGTCAGCGTGACCGGTTCCAACATCAAGCGCAGCGACAGCGAAGGTCCCAATCCGGTGCAGGTGATCGACCGGCAGCAGCTGGAGCAATCCGGCAAGGTCACCGTCGCCGATGCGCTGCGCTCGATCTCCGCCAACACCGGCAACGCCAGCAACGAGACCACCAACAACGGTTGGGCGTCCGGCTCGGCCGGCATCGGCCTGCGCGGGCTGTCGCAGAAGAACACGCTGGTGCTGCTCAACGGCCGGCGCCTGGCCAACTACGGCTTCCCCGCCAACGGCCTGGGCGATACCTTCGTCAACCTCAACGCATTGCCGCTGGTGGCGGTGGAGCGCATCGAAGTGCTCAAGGACGGCGCCTCGGCGGTATACGGCTCGGACGCGGTGGCCGGTGTGGTCAACATCATCACCCGCCAGGATTTCCAGGGCGCCGAGCTCGGCCTCAGCGGCGGCACCGCGGACCAGGGCGGGCTGGACACGCAGCGCGCCAAGTTCGTCGGCGGCATCGGCGATCTGGACCGCGACGGCTACAACATCCTCTTCAGCGTCGACGCCTACAACCGCGACCGGCTGGACCAGGACCAGCGCGAACTGACCCGTTCGGGCATCTACAGCGACCTGCCCGGCGGGCGCTGGAACGGCTGGTCGGCCAAGGGCGCGCGCTATCTGGTCGGCGGCCGCTCGGTGCCGATGCTCGACGCCCAGGGCAATTGCCCCGACGGCACGGTGCTGACCGCCAGCGCGCCGATCGACGGCCTGGCCGGCGATACCTGCGCGTTCAACCAGGCGCCCTACACCACGCTGATTCCCTCGACCAAGCGCTACCAGGCCTACACCAACGCCACCTTCCGGCTCGGCGACACCCTCGAAGCGTTCGGCGAGGCGCTATACAGCGAGGTCAAGGGCGTCTCGATCTTCGGCTCCAGTCCGTACTTCACCCTGGAGGGCGGGCGCTTCGCGCTGAACGCCAGCACCGGGTTGGCCGAGCCGGTGTCCAACCTGCTGCCGGCGTCCAGCCCGTACAACCCCTACGGCGTGGCGGTGCCGATCGAGTACACGTTCTTCGACCTGGGCCAGACGGTCAAGACCAACCGCTCGCAGTCCTACCGCTTCCTGGGCGGGGTGAGGGGCTCGACCGCGCGCTGGGAATGGGAGGCGGCCGCCTTCGCCGCGCGCAGCACCGAACACGAGACGGTGTCCGGCGGCTTCGCCAACCGCTGGAGCCTGGCCCAGGCGCTGGCCGACGGCAGCTACGACCTGCTCGATCCGGCGGCCACGCCGCAGGCGGTGATCGACGGCATCAATCTCAGCACCCTGCGTCCCGCACGCTCGACCCTGCGCGGCGTCGACGCCAAGCTGTCCGGCAACCTGTTCGAGCTGCCGGCCGGCAGTGTCGGTTTCGCCGCCGGCGCCGAATGGCGGCAGGAGGAGCTGGTCTCGCGCAATCCCTGGCAGATCGACGCCGGCCTGCAGATCCGCCCGGCGATCGCCGAGGTGGACGGCAAGCGCGAGGTGTCGGCGCTGTACGCCGAGGTCAACGTGCCGCTGCTGCAGTCGCTGGAGCTGCAACTGGCCGGGCGCGGCGACCACTACAGCGATTTCGGCGATGCGTTCTCGCCCAAGGTCAGCCTGCGCTGGCAGCCGATCGACGCGCTGCTGGTGCGCGCGGCGGCCTCGCGCGGCTTCCGCGCGCCGTCGCTGTCGGAGAACGCCGCCAGCACCAACATCTCCTACGGCTCGGTGGTCGATCCCTACGATCCGGACGTGCCCGGCTCGCGGCAGAACCCGACCTTCTTCACCGTCGGCAACACCGACCTGGATCCGGAGCGCACGCGCAGCTACAACCTGGGCGTGGTGCTGTCGCCATGGGCCGATACCAGCCTCAGCGTGGACTGGTACAAGATCGAACTGGAGCACCTGATCGGCACCGGCAACACCACCACCGTGGTGCAGAACAACGATCCGGCCGACGTGGTCCGCGACGCGCGCGGCAAGCTGGTCGCGGTCTACAACCGCTACCAAAACCTGAGCGAACTGAGCACCTCGGGCATCGACGTGGAACTGCGCCAGCGCTGGCGCAGCGACGGGTTCGGTACGTTCGGGCTGAGCAGCGCCTACACCCATGTGCGCGACTACCGCCGCCCGACCGTGGTCGGCGGCCCGCTCGAGGACTACGCCGGCAGCAATCTGGGCCCCTCGCTGCCGCGCAACAAGGCGACCACCACGCTGGACTGGGCCCTGGGCGACATCAACGCGGCGCTGACTTGGTACTACACCGGCGGCTACGACCAGAAGGCCAGCGCCGCGGCCAGCGCGGTGCAGTCGCGGGTCGACCACTACGACCAGTTCGATCTGTACCTGGGCTACAGCGGCATCGACCGGCTCACGCTGTACGCCAAGATCGAGAACCTGGCCGACGAGGAGCCGCCGTACGACGCGTCGTTCCCCGGTATCCGCGCGCCCTACGACTTCACCCAGTACGACCTGCGCGGTCGCTATTTCACCGTCGGTTTCGACTACCGTTTCTGA
- the bioD gene encoding dethiobiotin synthase: MRFPAFYVTGTDTGIGKTVASTALLHALRARGQVAVGMKPVASGCERGADGWRNEDALALQAASAPRPDYADLNPYALPLPLAPELAAAEAGVRVELEPIAAAFARLRAQADVVVVEGVGGWAAPLSATLDQADLARALALPVLLVVGLRLGCLNHARLSAAAIAADGLRCIGWIGNEIDPAMERIDANMQMLQERLPMPCWGRLPYRPQPDPAALAAQLHPWPGEQTAG, from the coding sequence ATGCGCTTCCCCGCCTTCTACGTCACCGGCACCGATACCGGCATCGGCAAGACCGTCGCCAGCACCGCGCTGCTGCATGCGCTGCGCGCGCGCGGGCAGGTGGCGGTGGGCATGAAGCCGGTCGCCAGCGGCTGCGAACGCGGCGCGGACGGCTGGCGCAACGAGGATGCGCTGGCGCTGCAGGCGGCCAGCGCGCCGCGGCCGGACTACGCGGACCTCAATCCCTATGCCTTGCCGCTGCCGCTGGCGCCGGAACTGGCCGCCGCCGAGGCCGGCGTGCGCGTGGAGCTGGAACCGATCGCGGCGGCCTTCGCGCGTCTGCGCGCGCAGGCCGACGTGGTGGTGGTGGAAGGCGTCGGCGGCTGGGCGGCGCCGCTGTCGGCGACGCTGGACCAGGCCGACCTGGCGCGCGCGCTGGCCTTGCCGGTGCTGCTGGTGGTCGGGCTGCGCCTGGGCTGCCTCAACCACGCCCGGCTCAGCGCCGCGGCGATCGCCGCCGACGGCCTGCGCTGCATCGGCTGGATCGGCAACGAGATCGATCCGGCGATGGAACGCATCGACGCCAATATGCAGATGCTGCAGGAGCGCTTGCCGATGCCCTGCTGGGGGCGGCTGCCGTACCGGCCGCAACCGGATCCGGCCGCGCTGGCGGCGCAGCTGCACCCATGGCCGGGCGAGCAGACGGCGGGCTGA
- the btuB gene encoding TonB-dependent vitamin B12 receptor, translated as MSFRLLSVAIASALSLPSLALAADAATDLDQVLVTATRTQISVEDSVVPAQVIDRAEIERSQATSLAQLLQGRAGIGVSNQGGLGKLTTLSLRGSESDHVLVLVDGVRIGSASAGLAAFQDLPLSQIERIEVVRGPRSSLYGSDAIGGVIQIFTRRGGQGLQQNLSLGAGSNGLRQASAGFSNRGERGWLSVQGGYQNTDGINACNGSATLFAGCFIDEPDRDGYRNTSLSARAGYALSDTLRIEGQALNIDSRNEYDGDALFAGNEADNTQQVFGGKLDWTPSERVHVAAQLGRNTDQADSYYHAAGSDTRSFVSTFDSRRDTASLQGDFGLAEGHLLSAGADWQREEVTGSTAFDVDQRDNTGVFAEYQGRFGAQQVQASVRSDDNEQFGQHTTGSLGWGLALDGGFKLTASLGTGFKAPTFNDLYYPFSGNPELKPEKSKSGNLGVAQYADTWNWTFNVYETRVDDLISYDAVSFLPVNVDEARIRGAELTGYATLAGWELSAQLSHTDPRNRSDGGNRDNWLARRAQNTARLDVDRGFGPVKLGVTAFGSGHRYDDAANSVRLAGYGTVDLRVEYAFAPDWTLQAKASNVFDRDYQTINWYNQPGREYAVTLRYAPAAH; from the coding sequence ATGTCGTTCCGCCTGCTTTCGGTCGCGATCGCGTCCGCCCTGTCCCTGCCCTCGCTGGCGCTCGCCGCCGATGCCGCCACCGACCTGGACCAGGTCCTGGTCACCGCCACCCGCACCCAGATCTCGGTCGAGGACAGCGTGGTCCCGGCGCAGGTGATCGACCGCGCCGAGATCGAGCGCAGCCAGGCCACATCGCTGGCGCAACTGCTGCAGGGCCGCGCCGGCATCGGCGTGTCCAACCAGGGCGGGCTGGGCAAGCTGACCACGCTGAGCCTGCGCGGCAGCGAATCGGACCACGTGCTGGTGCTGGTGGACGGCGTGCGCATCGGCTCGGCCAGCGCCGGCCTGGCCGCGTTCCAGGACCTGCCGCTGAGCCAGATCGAGCGCATCGAGGTCGTGCGCGGCCCGCGCTCGAGCCTGTACGGCTCCGATGCGATCGGCGGGGTGATCCAGATCTTCACCCGCCGCGGCGGCCAGGGCCTGCAGCAGAACCTGAGCCTGGGCGCCGGCAGCAATGGCCTGCGCCAGGCCAGCGCCGGCTTCAGCAACCGCGGCGAGCGCGGCTGGCTGTCGGTGCAGGGCGGCTACCAGAACACCGACGGCATCAACGCCTGCAACGGTTCGGCCACCCTGTTCGCCGGCTGCTTCATCGACGAGCCGGACCGCGACGGCTACCGCAACACCTCGCTGAGCGCGCGCGCCGGCTATGCGCTGAGCGACACCCTGCGCATCGAAGGCCAGGCGCTGAACATCGACAGCCGCAACGAATACGACGGCGATGCGCTGTTTGCCGGCAACGAGGCTGACAACACCCAGCAGGTGTTCGGCGGCAAGCTCGACTGGACCCCGTCCGAGCGCGTGCACGTGGCCGCGCAGCTCGGCCGCAACACCGACCAGGCCGACAGCTACTACCACGCCGCCGGCAGCGACACGCGCAGCTTCGTCAGCACCTTCGACAGCCGCCGCGACACCGCCTCGCTGCAGGGCGACTTCGGCCTGGCCGAGGGCCACCTGCTCAGCGCCGGCGCCGACTGGCAGCGCGAGGAAGTCACCGGCAGCACCGCCTTCGACGTCGACCAGCGCGACAACACCGGCGTGTTCGCCGAGTACCAGGGCCGCTTCGGCGCGCAGCAGGTGCAGGCCAGCGTGCGCAGCGACGACAACGAGCAGTTCGGCCAGCACACCACCGGCAGCCTCGGCTGGGGCCTGGCGCTGGACGGCGGCTTCAAGCTCACCGCCAGCCTCGGCACCGGCTTCAAGGCGCCGACCTTCAACGACCTGTACTACCCGTTCTCCGGCAATCCGGAACTGAAGCCGGAGAAGTCCAAGAGCGGCAACCTGGGCGTGGCGCAGTACGCCGACACCTGGAACTGGACCTTCAACGTCTACGAGACCCGCGTCGACGACCTGATCTCCTACGACGCCGTCAGCTTCCTGCCGGTCAACGTGGACGAAGCGCGGATCCGCGGCGCCGAGCTGACCGGCTATGCGACGCTGGCCGGCTGGGAACTGTCGGCGCAGCTCAGCCACACCGATCCGCGCAACCGCAGCGACGGCGGCAACCGCGACAACTGGCTGGCGCGGCGCGCGCAGAACACCGCGCGGCTGGACGTGGACCGCGGCTTCGGCCCGGTCAAGCTCGGGGTGACCGCGTTCGGCAGCGGCCACCGCTACGACGACGCGGCCAACAGCGTGCGCCTGGCCGGCTACGGCACCGTCGACCTGCGCGTGGAATACGCGTTCGCGCCGGACTGGACGCTGCAGGCCAAGGCCAGCAACGTGTTCGATCGCGACTACCAGACCATCAACTGGTACAACCAGCCGGGCCGCGAGTACGCGGTGACGCTGCGCTACGCGCCGGCGGCGCACTGA